The Nitrospira sp. genome contains a region encoding:
- the thiD gene encoding bifunctional hydroxymethylpyrimidine kinase/phosphomethylpyrimidine kinase, which translates to MIKQVLTIAGSDSGGGAGIQADLKAMSANGVYAMSVITAITAQNTEEVTDVFELPTSIIAAQLDAIFDDFDVAAVKTGMLSSTDIIKTVVTLLKPQQVKNLVVDPVMIAKGGQALLKPDAIDTIKKELFPLALLVTPNVHEAQQLSGIEITSLADARRAAKTIHQFGCANVLIKGGHLASDRATDLLYDGCFFNIYKGEFIDTPHTHGTGCTFASAIAAHIARGKTVPDAVQTAKTYLTEAIRHSLAIGHGKGPTNHFFFLNQG; encoded by the coding sequence ATGATTAAACAAGTCTTGACGATAGCTGGTTCGGACTCGGGCGGCGGAGCAGGGATTCAGGCGGATTTGAAGGCCATGTCGGCTAACGGGGTGTATGCCATGTCGGTCATCACCGCCATCACCGCCCAGAACACGGAAGAGGTGACCGACGTGTTCGAGCTGCCGACTTCGATCATTGCCGCCCAACTGGACGCGATCTTCGACGATTTCGACGTCGCGGCGGTCAAAACAGGCATGCTCTCCTCCACCGACATCATTAAGACCGTGGTCACACTCCTCAAACCGCAGCAGGTCAAGAATCTGGTGGTAGATCCCGTGATGATCGCCAAGGGCGGTCAGGCCCTCCTGAAGCCCGACGCCATCGACACGATCAAGAAGGAATTGTTTCCGTTGGCCCTCCTGGTGACGCCGAACGTGCACGAAGCCCAACAGCTGTCAGGCATCGAAATCACCTCGCTAGCCGATGCCCGCCGGGCCGCCAAGACCATTCACCAGTTCGGCTGCGCCAACGTCCTCATCAAGGGAGGACATTTGGCAAGCGACCGCGCCACCGATCTGTTGTATGACGGCTGCTTCTTCAACATCTACAAGGGGGAGTTCATCGATACGCCGCATACCCACGGGACCGGCTGCACCTTTGCCTCAGCCATCGCGGCGCATATCGCCCGGGGGAAAACCGTTCCCGACGCGGTGCAAACCGCCAAGACCTATCTCACCGAGGCCATCCGGCACAGCCTGGCCATCGGACACGGAAAAGGTCCCACCAACCACTTCTTTTTCTTGAATCAGGGTTAG
- a CDS encoding HEAT repeat domain-containing protein, with translation MTISSHSPTVLPPREIKLHLLGLVLFLGLLGLWYWLSTGARAMPTWIEMLQDDDPSTRIVAAEQLGQVGPAAQAALPQLLAQATRDGSQHANTTAATALKSIDLTAARQVMTHFIPRLQDQDAQQRRTACAVLGSLGPVAKPAVPALLALVHDLDELVRRNALMALASIGIPSPPIVAALLEGLRDSSSLVRQTAVTQFAFTIPLTQPVITALTPLLNDPNRSMATLARSALDKARPDDAAQLESLGMMVQHSGARDYALHQLAQLGPAAGDALLPVLPLLQDDRPFVRYLAVEAIGAMGPAAKQALQALQQRREDSDPVVREAVADAIAGIEAAMVPAASSDKAAHP, from the coding sequence ATGACAATATCCTCTCACTCACCCACCGTCCTGCCCCCACGCGAGATCAAGCTGCACCTGCTTGGGCTCGTTCTCTTCCTCGGCCTGCTGGGTCTGTGGTATTGGCTTTCCACCGGCGCACGAGCCATGCCGACATGGATCGAGATGCTCCAGGACGACGATCCATCCACACGCATCGTCGCGGCGGAGCAGCTTGGACAGGTCGGGCCCGCAGCGCAGGCGGCACTTCCTCAATTGCTGGCCCAAGCCACGCGGGACGGCAGTCAGCACGCGAACACCACCGCGGCTACGGCCCTGAAATCGATCGATCTGACGGCGGCCCGGCAGGTCATGACCCACTTCATTCCGCGCCTGCAGGACCAGGATGCGCAACAGCGCCGCACCGCCTGCGCGGTACTCGGGAGCCTCGGCCCGGTGGCTAAGCCCGCGGTGCCGGCCCTGCTGGCGCTGGTGCATGATCTCGATGAACTCGTGCGACGCAATGCGCTGATGGCCTTGGCGAGCATCGGCATTCCATCCCCACCGATCGTGGCTGCCTTGCTGGAGGGACTGCGCGATTCCTCCTCACTGGTTCGCCAGACAGCCGTCACTCAATTTGCCTTTACGATTCCCCTGACACAGCCTGTGATCACTGCTTTGACGCCGCTGCTGAACGATCCGAATAGATCCATGGCCACGCTGGCCCGCAGTGCGCTGGACAAAGCAAGGCCGGACGATGCGGCCCAACTCGAATCATTGGGCATGATGGTCCAACATTCAGGTGCGCGAGACTATGCCTTGCATCAGCTGGCCCAGCTCGGTCCGGCGGCAGGCGATGCCCTGCTCCCGGTCCTGCCGCTGCTTCAGGACGACCGGCCGTTCGTTCGGTACCTCGCAGTAGAAGCAATCGGCGCGATGGGGCCCGCCGCGAAGCAAGCGCTCCAGGCCCTTCAGCAGCGGCGAGAAGACTCTGATCCCGTCGTGCGGGAAGCCGTTGCCGATGCCATCGCCGGGATTGAGGCCGCTATGGTACCGGCAGCATCCTCCGACAAGGCGGCTCATCCATGA
- the tenA gene encoding thiaminase II: protein MSFSNHLRKLAQPVWDAQLTHPFVVALGKGTLAERKFRYYILQDARFLADLARVFAAGSLRAPDSESALRFAKLAEETITVERSLHENYGKRWKLSPHDMLNEPMAPTNYAYTRHMLAVAQGGTATEIAVVALPCAWIYCVVGKHFLKNGPPPAKHPYRDWLMLYASPEFEAVQEWMRARVDTWARTAGHEEKKRMEQAFLISSKYEWMFWEMAWNEEKWPV from the coding sequence ATGTCGTTTTCCAATCATCTTCGCAAATTGGCCCAGCCCGTCTGGGATGCCCAGCTGACGCACCCGTTCGTCGTGGCCCTTGGAAAGGGCACGCTGGCGGAGCGGAAGTTCCGCTACTACATTCTCCAGGATGCCCGCTTTCTCGCGGATCTGGCCCGCGTATTTGCCGCCGGATCTTTGCGGGCGCCCGACTCCGAATCGGCCCTGCGCTTTGCCAAGCTGGCGGAAGAAACCATCACCGTGGAACGCAGCCTCCACGAGAACTACGGCAAGCGCTGGAAACTCTCCCCCCACGATATGCTGAACGAACCGATGGCTCCCACCAACTATGCCTACACGCGCCACATGCTCGCCGTCGCTCAAGGCGGTACGGCCACCGAGATCGCCGTCGTGGCGCTGCCCTGTGCCTGGATCTACTGCGTCGTCGGCAAACACTTCCTCAAGAACGGACCGCCGCCTGCCAAACATCCCTATCGGGATTGGCTGATGCTCTATGCCTCGCCGGAATTCGAGGCCGTCCAGGAATGGATGCGGGCCCGGGTGGATACCTGGGCGCGGACGGCGGGCCACGAGGAAAAGAAACGCATGGAGCAGGCATTTCTGATCAGCTCAAAATATGAGTGGATGTTTTGGGAGATGGCCTGGAACGAGGAGAAGTGGCCGGTGTGA
- the sthA gene encoding Si-specific NAD(P)(+) transhydrogenase yields MAHYDLLVIGTGPAGQKAAIQAAKLGKKVGIVERKRVVGGVCTNTGTIPSKSLREAALYLSGFHQRSLYGASYRVKQDITMEDLTFRANHVINREIEIIQNQMTRNNVDLWFGTAGFVDPHRLRIERSDDLVEHTADFVVIACGTVPARPSHIPFDDHSIIDTDGLLTLKTLPKSITIIGGGVIGAEYASILATMGIHVTLIERRPRLLEFVDQETIEALQYHMRSIGVTLRFNEEVVSVERQPQEQVIVRLKSGKEIAATTVLYSVGRTGASATLNLEAIGLVADDRGRLTVNEHYQTTVPHIYAAGDIIGFPALASTSMQQGRHAACHAFGIPCQTQSELMPYGIYSIPEISMVGRNEDDLTKNGVPYAVGIARYREIARGQIIGDELGMLKLLFHNKTRQLLGVHAIGDGATELIHIGQTVMAYQGQIDYFIEAVFNYPTLAECYRVAALDGINQLPRPWPPRV; encoded by the coding sequence ATGGCGCACTACGATCTGCTGGTCATCGGAACCGGCCCGGCAGGGCAGAAAGCCGCCATCCAGGCGGCCAAGCTGGGGAAAAAAGTCGGCATCGTCGAACGCAAACGAGTCGTCGGCGGCGTCTGCACCAACACCGGCACCATCCCCAGCAAATCGCTCCGCGAGGCCGCACTCTATCTGTCGGGTTTCCACCAGCGCAGCCTGTATGGCGCCAGTTATCGCGTCAAACAGGACATCACGATGGAAGATCTCACCTTCCGCGCCAACCACGTCATCAACCGGGAAATCGAGATCATCCAGAACCAGATGACGCGCAACAATGTCGACCTCTGGTTCGGCACCGCCGGCTTCGTCGATCCGCACCGCCTGCGCATCGAACGATCCGACGACCTCGTGGAGCACACGGCCGACTTCGTGGTCATCGCCTGCGGGACTGTCCCCGCCCGGCCCTCGCACATTCCCTTCGACGATCACAGCATCATCGACACCGACGGCCTGCTGACCCTGAAAACACTCCCCAAGTCGATCACCATCATCGGCGGCGGGGTCATCGGCGCGGAATATGCCTCGATCCTGGCGACCATGGGCATTCACGTCACCCTCATCGAACGCCGCCCGCGCCTGCTGGAGTTTGTCGATCAGGAAACGATCGAGGCCCTCCAGTACCACATGCGCAGCATCGGCGTGACCCTGCGGTTCAACGAAGAAGTGGTGTCCGTCGAGCGGCAACCGCAGGAGCAGGTCATCGTCCGACTGAAAAGCGGCAAGGAAATCGCCGCAACCACGGTGCTGTATTCAGTCGGCCGCACCGGCGCCAGCGCCACCCTCAACCTCGAAGCGATCGGACTGGTCGCGGACGACCGTGGACGCCTGACAGTCAATGAGCACTATCAGACGACCGTACCGCACATCTATGCGGCGGGCGACATCATCGGCTTTCCCGCGCTCGCCTCAACGTCCATGCAGCAAGGACGCCATGCCGCCTGCCATGCCTTCGGCATTCCCTGCCAGACCCAGTCCGAGCTGATGCCATACGGCATCTATTCGATCCCGGAAATTTCCATGGTCGGCCGCAACGAGGATGACTTGACCAAAAACGGCGTCCCCTATGCCGTCGGCATCGCCCGCTACAGAGAGATCGCCCGTGGACAGATCATCGGCGACGAACTTGGCATGCTGAAACTGCTCTTTCACAACAAAACCCGACAACTGCTCGGCGTGCATGCGATCGGCGACGGCGCCACGGAACTCATCCACATCGGCCAGACCGTCATGGCCTATCAGGGCCAGATCGATTATTTCATCGAAGCCGTGTTCAACTACCCGACACTCGCTGAATGTTATCGCGTCGCCGCCCTTGACGGCATCAATCAGTTGCCCAGGCCCTGGCCGCCGAGAGTCTGA
- the tpx gene encoding thiol peroxidase, which produces MASTHTRMIPGASTSHFLTALLCLLFSGCGTLPSPGHSDFSYKNMSVADGSAAAGEGNNVLFQGKPLMLSGMGIKVGDKLRDVKLTQTDLSMVPINDTKGKGKVRIISIVPSLDTKVCEQQTHYLSEKNMGLDRMVELITISIDTPFAQKRFAEEAKITNVTFLSDFRAADFGKAHGLLLKDPHLLSRALLVVDKDNKVRYLQITPELAQLPDLEEAFRFARKLVTAS; this is translated from the coding sequence ATGGCATCGACCCATACCCGCATGATCCCCGGCGCTTCGACGTCCCACTTTCTAACGGCCCTTCTGTGCCTGCTTTTCAGCGGCTGCGGAACCTTGCCCAGCCCCGGCCATTCTGATTTTTCATACAAGAATATGTCGGTGGCCGACGGCAGCGCCGCCGCCGGAGAAGGCAACAACGTCCTGTTTCAGGGCAAGCCGTTGATGCTCTCGGGGATGGGCATCAAAGTCGGCGACAAGCTGCGCGACGTGAAGCTCACCCAGACCGATTTATCGATGGTGCCGATCAACGACACGAAAGGGAAGGGCAAGGTCCGTATTATCAGTATCGTGCCGTCCCTCGACACCAAGGTCTGCGAACAACAGACCCACTACCTGAGCGAGAAGAACATGGGTCTCGATCGAATGGTCGAACTGATCACCATCAGCATCGACACCCCCTTTGCGCAGAAACGTTTCGCCGAGGAAGCGAAGATCACGAATGTGACGTTCCTCTCTGATTTCCGCGCCGCCGATTTCGGCAAGGCCCATGGACTTCTGCTCAAAGACCCCCATCTGCTCAGTCGCGCGCTGCTCGTCGTGGACAAGGACAACAAGGTTCGATATCTCCAAATCACCCCCGAACTCGCACAGCTGCCGGACCTTGAAGAGGCATTCCGATTCGCGCGCAAACTGGTCACGGCCAGCTGA
- a CDS encoding alpha/beta hydrolase, producing the protein MSGCATPPEIPRWFDGFQRFPIRTASVNSHRIAYLDEGQGPPLILLHGYGGSMWQWEYQQIPLARRFRVITPDLIGSGLSDKPPLDYRPEELIESIRGLMDALGLPTATLIGNSMGGGVAIGMALTHPDRVSHLVLIDSLPDHVRERLASPLMQRALNTSIPAWLARFGALFVGNRTMEAVLKEIIFDHRLVTAAVLDRSNRNRQREDMITPLMSLRDSLPLWEQHFAPRLKDIRHSTLILWGEQDRLFPPQVGRDLQATIPQARLIIIPDAGHIPQWEQPEVVNRHITEFLQP; encoded by the coding sequence ATGAGCGGTTGTGCGACGCCTCCAGAGATTCCCCGCTGGTTCGACGGCTTCCAACGATTTCCCATCCGCACCGCCTCGGTCAACAGCCACCGCATCGCCTATCTCGACGAAGGCCAGGGCCCGCCGCTCATCCTGCTCCACGGGTACGGCGGTTCGATGTGGCAGTGGGAATATCAACAGATCCCCCTCGCCCGCCGATTCCGCGTCATCACGCCAGACCTGATCGGGTCAGGCCTCTCGGACAAACCTCCACTCGACTACCGGCCTGAAGAGTTGATCGAATCGATCCGCGGCCTCATGGATGCGCTCGGGCTTCCGACCGCCACCTTGATCGGCAACTCCATGGGCGGCGGTGTGGCTATCGGTATGGCCCTGACCCATCCCGATCGGGTGTCGCACCTGGTATTGATCGACAGTTTGCCCGATCATGTTCGCGAACGACTGGCCAGCCCGCTGATGCAACGCGCCCTGAACACCAGCATCCCCGCATGGCTGGCCCGCTTCGGAGCCCTGTTCGTCGGGAATCGCACCATGGAGGCCGTGCTGAAAGAAATCATTTTCGACCACAGGCTGGTGACCGCGGCGGTGCTGGACCGCTCCAACCGGAACCGTCAACGCGAGGATATGATTACGCCCCTCATGTCGCTCCGTGATAGCCTGCCCCTGTGGGAACAGCACTTTGCGCCCAGACTCAAGGACATCCGCCATTCCACCCTGATTCTCTGGGGCGAACAGGATCGCCTCTTTCCCCCGCAAGTCGGCCGCGATCTCCAGGCCACGATTCCGCAGGCCCGGCTCATCATCATTCCCGATGCCGGCCATATCCCGCAGTGGGAACAACCGGAGGTGGTGAACCGGCACATTACGGAATTCCTGCAACCTTGA
- the oadA gene encoding sodium-extruding oxaloacetate decarboxylase subunit alpha: MTEVALRDGHQCLLATRMRTEDMLPIAQKLDAVGFWSLEVWGGATFDTCLRFLKEDPWERLRALRAAMPKTKLQMLLRGQNLVGYRHYADDVLEKFIERSAFNGIDVFRIFDALNDVRNLERAIREVKACEKHVEAAISYTTSPVHRLDGFVTMGKRLEDLGADTICIKDMAGLLAPADAYRLVKSLKAAVRVPIHLHSHYTSGMGTMSALMAVMAGLDLLDTSISPLAGGASHPPTESMVAALRGTPYDSGLDLEDLQPIAEHFRNVRRKYRQFESDFTGVDAEILTSQIPGGMLSNLAAQLAEQNALDRMKEVMDEIPRVRKDMGYPPLVTPTSQIVGTQATLNVLTGEQGERYKVITTETKNYFLGLYGRAPGPVDKEIMARAIGDEEPVKGRPADRLESEFEKLKKDMPESATTLEDQLSFALFPAIARDFFEARERGELRPEPLEPTETKGPAVAHDLHLAPAEFNITVHGENYHVVVSGSGRTTDGRKPYYIRVNDRLQEVSLEPLQEVLAGVPESPGAGSTSKPKRPRPAKPGDVAPPMPGRVVKVLVTEGAQVKTGDPLLIIEAMKMESQVPAPMDGRVAAILVVEGDNVKIDETVIQLE; the protein is encoded by the coding sequence ATGACCGAAGTCGCCTTGCGAGACGGACATCAATGCCTGCTCGCGACCAGGATGCGCACCGAAGACATGTTGCCCATCGCCCAAAAACTGGACGCCGTGGGATTCTGGTCGTTGGAAGTCTGGGGCGGCGCCACCTTCGATACCTGCCTCCGGTTCCTCAAAGAAGATCCGTGGGAGCGCCTGCGCGCCCTCCGCGCGGCGATGCCGAAGACGAAGCTGCAAATGTTGTTGCGCGGCCAGAACCTGGTCGGGTATCGCCACTATGCCGACGACGTGCTGGAGAAGTTTATCGAGCGCTCGGCGTTTAACGGCATCGATGTCTTCCGCATCTTCGACGCCCTCAACGACGTCCGCAATCTGGAGCGGGCCATCCGTGAAGTCAAAGCCTGCGAAAAGCATGTGGAAGCGGCCATCTCCTACACCACCAGCCCGGTCCACCGGCTGGATGGATTCGTCACGATGGGCAAACGGTTGGAAGACCTGGGCGCCGATACCATCTGTATCAAGGACATGGCCGGCCTGTTGGCGCCTGCCGATGCCTACCGTCTGGTCAAGAGCCTCAAAGCGGCGGTTCGCGTGCCCATCCACCTGCACTCCCACTATACGTCCGGCATGGGAACCATGTCGGCGCTGATGGCGGTCATGGCGGGACTCGATCTCCTGGACACTTCCATTTCTCCGCTTGCCGGAGGCGCCTCGCATCCCCCCACCGAGTCCATGGTAGCTGCGTTGCGGGGCACCCCTTATGACAGCGGACTGGACCTGGAGGATCTGCAACCCATTGCGGAGCATTTCCGGAACGTGCGCCGGAAGTACCGGCAGTTTGAAAGCGACTTCACCGGCGTGGATGCCGAGATTCTGACATCCCAAATCCCCGGCGGCATGCTATCCAATCTCGCCGCCCAGTTGGCAGAACAAAACGCGCTGGATCGAATGAAGGAAGTGATGGACGAAATTCCCCGTGTCCGCAAAGACATGGGTTATCCGCCGCTCGTCACACCGACCAGCCAGATCGTCGGCACGCAGGCCACCCTCAACGTGCTCACGGGTGAACAGGGCGAGCGATATAAAGTCATCACCACAGAAACCAAGAATTATTTCCTCGGCCTCTACGGTCGGGCTCCCGGCCCGGTCGATAAGGAAATCATGGCAAGGGCCATCGGGGACGAAGAACCGGTCAAAGGCCGGCCCGCGGATCGCCTGGAATCGGAATTCGAAAAACTCAAGAAAGACATGCCCGAGTCCGCCACGACCCTGGAGGACCAGTTGTCCTTCGCCCTCTTTCCTGCGATTGCGAGGGATTTCTTCGAAGCGCGCGAACGCGGCGAACTCCGACCCGAGCCGCTGGAACCGACCGAAACCAAGGGTCCTGCCGTGGCCCACGACCTCCACCTCGCGCCGGCTGAATTCAACATCACCGTGCACGGCGAGAATTATCATGTCGTGGTCTCGGGCTCAGGCCGCACCACCGACGGCCGCAAGCCCTACTACATACGGGTCAACGACCGGCTGCAGGAAGTCTCACTGGAACCTTTGCAGGAAGTGCTGGCCGGTGTGCCAGAATCCCCCGGAGCCGGCAGCACGAGCAAGCCGAAACGGCCCCGGCCGGCCAAACCCGGCGATGTCGCCCCGCCCATGCCCGGTCGTGTCGTGAAAGTCCTGGTGACGGAAGGCGCGCAGGTGAAGACCGGCGACCCGCTTCTGATCATTGAGGCCATGAAGATGGAAAGCCAAGTTCCGGCGCCGATGGACGGACGAGTCGCGGCGATTCTGGTGGTCGAAGGCGACAACGTCAAAATCGACGAAACCGTCATTCAACTGGAGTAG
- the accC gene encoding acetyl-CoA carboxylase biotin carboxylase subunit, with the protein MFRKILIANRGEIAMRIIRGCRELNIATAAIYSEADSSGIYVKKADESYLVGPGPVKGFLDGKQIVEIAKRIGADAIHPGYGFLSENTKFARLCQTSGITFIGPSPETIDLMGSKVKARQIAQQAGLPIVPGTEGGVTSVEEALEFTNRIGYPVMIKASAGGGGRGLRVVRSDQELRENMEVAAREALAAFGDGSIFIEKYIERPHHIEFQILGDKHGNIIHLGERDCSIQRRHQKLIEIAPSLILTPKLRAQMGEAAIAIAKAVHYDNAGTVEFLLDHEGHFYFMEMNPRLQVEHTVTEQITAIDIVRNQISIAAGKPLEIRQKDVTLQGHAIQCRINAEDPRNNFMPCTGTITAYLSPGGIGVRIDGAVYRDYTIPPYYDALLAKLTVRGRTWEEAVSRMRRSLEEYVLRGVKTTIPFMKNVMMEQDFQAGRFDTSYLETHPDLYQYEESEEPEDLVLAISAAIAAYEGL; encoded by the coding sequence ATGTTTCGGAAGATCCTTATTGCCAACCGTGGCGAAATCGCCATGCGCATCATCCGTGGCTGTCGTGAGCTCAATATCGCGACGGCGGCGATCTACTCTGAAGCCGACTCTTCCGGGATCTACGTCAAAAAAGCCGACGAGTCCTATCTCGTAGGCCCGGGACCCGTCAAAGGCTTCCTGGACGGGAAGCAGATCGTGGAAATCGCCAAGCGCATCGGCGCCGACGCGATCCATCCCGGATACGGATTCCTCTCTGAAAACACGAAATTCGCCAGGCTCTGCCAAACCTCCGGCATTACCTTCATCGGTCCGTCTCCCGAGACGATCGACCTCATGGGCAGCAAGGTCAAGGCTCGCCAGATCGCTCAGCAGGCAGGCCTCCCGATCGTCCCTGGAACCGAAGGCGGCGTCACCAGCGTCGAGGAAGCACTGGAGTTCACCAACCGCATCGGCTATCCGGTCATGATCAAGGCCAGCGCCGGCGGCGGGGGACGCGGACTTCGAGTCGTTCGTTCCGACCAGGAATTGCGCGAGAATATGGAAGTCGCGGCAAGAGAAGCGCTGGCGGCCTTCGGCGACGGCAGTATCTTCATCGAGAAGTACATCGAGCGGCCGCACCATATCGAGTTTCAAATCCTGGGCGACAAACACGGCAACATCATCCACCTGGGCGAGCGGGATTGTTCCATCCAGCGCCGGCATCAGAAACTGATCGAAATCGCCCCGTCATTGATCCTGACGCCCAAACTGCGCGCCCAAATGGGCGAGGCCGCCATTGCCATCGCGAAAGCGGTGCACTACGACAATGCCGGCACCGTCGAGTTTCTCCTCGACCATGAGGGTCATTTCTATTTCATGGAAATGAATCCCCGCCTCCAGGTGGAACATACCGTCACGGAACAGATCACGGCCATCGACATCGTCCGGAATCAAATTTCCATTGCGGCGGGGAAGCCGTTGGAGATCCGGCAAAAGGACGTGACCCTGCAGGGCCATGCGATTCAGTGCCGCATCAATGCCGAAGACCCCCGCAACAACTTCATGCCCTGCACGGGCACCATCACCGCCTATCTGTCACCCGGCGGGATCGGGGTCCGCATCGATGGCGCGGTCTATCGCGATTACACGATTCCTCCCTACTACGATGCGTTGCTGGCGAAACTCACCGTCCGCGGACGCACCTGGGAAGAGGCCGTGAGCCGCATGCGGCGTTCCCTTGAAGAGTATGTGCTGCGCGGGGTGAAAACGACCATTCCGTTCATGAAGAACGTGATGATGGAGCAGGATTTTCAAGCCGGACGATTCGATACGTCCTACCTGGAAACCCATCCGGACCTGTATCAATACGAAGAATCCGAGGAGCCTGAGGACCTGGTGCTGGCCATCTCCGCAGCGATCGCCGCGTACGAAGGACTCTGA
- a CDS encoding IPT/TIG domain-containing protein, with product MRTIVTCMLGCTLVLGTTFVAVPAGHAQEGAMVEGAGYTMFNTESIKGSDTSKLESDPVCDRSKRPSIAKVEPDEAKPGEKITIKGENFGSKECFHGVTFSAASKEKIDYRFVNETTIEAVVPEAKAGMSFIIVVAGGGSAQSKPLLIQPK from the coding sequence ATGCGCACTATTGTCACCTGCATGCTCGGATGCACCCTTGTGCTCGGAACCACGTTCGTTGCCGTCCCCGCTGGGCATGCCCAGGAAGGAGCGATGGTCGAGGGCGCCGGGTATACGATGTTCAATACCGAGTCGATCAAGGGATCGGACACCTCCAAACTGGAAAGCGACCCGGTCTGTGACCGTTCCAAACGTCCTTCCATTGCGAAAGTTGAACCGGATGAAGCGAAACCCGGTGAAAAAATCACCATCAAGGGTGAAAATTTCGGGAGCAAGGAATGCTTCCATGGCGTGACCTTCAGCGCCGCCTCCAAGGAAAAGATCGACTACCGTTTCGTGAACGAGACGACGATCGAGGCCGTGGTGCCGGAGGCGAAAGCCGGCATGTCCTTTATCATCGTGGTGGCCGGCGGAGGCAGCGCCCAGTCGAAGCCGCTCCTCATTCAACCCAAGTAA
- a CDS encoding substrate-binding domain-containing protein: MHTRISGFVCAALLCLTGLPASAEVAGSMVIAGHGPEQRVIESLAHAFEKANPRAYIDVVWDDNSKPLDLVKTKQAKIAVTGTAEDGLRSFQIAWDGIAIMVHRSNFTKEVTKQEVAELFSGKYKVWADLGGPDTKVLLIDRPRNENNRDAFEQQLGIAGKIPEGAKVIAKDEKVIKTIAGTLPPHSAVAFVSLGQALEAVASGVPVKLLPVDKIEPETPTVKDGRYTLRRPVLLLSHNEPDPLVEAFEQFALSEDGQKIISESYTPLPKTSSP; the protein is encoded by the coding sequence ATGCACACCCGTATCAGCGGATTTGTCTGTGCCGCTCTTCTCTGTCTCACGGGCCTCCCGGCTTCAGCCGAGGTGGCCGGATCAATGGTCATCGCCGGCCACGGGCCCGAACAGCGGGTCATCGAATCGCTGGCCCATGCGTTTGAAAAAGCCAATCCCCGCGCCTACATCGACGTCGTCTGGGACGACAATTCGAAGCCGCTCGATCTGGTGAAGACCAAACAGGCCAAAATTGCGGTGACCGGAACCGCGGAGGACGGCCTGCGCTCGTTCCAGATCGCCTGGGACGGCATCGCCATCATGGTGCACCGGTCGAACTTCACCAAAGAGGTCACCAAACAGGAAGTCGCTGAGCTCTTTTCCGGAAAGTACAAAGTATGGGCCGATCTCGGCGGACCGGATACGAAGGTCCTGCTGATCGACCGGCCGCGCAATGAAAATAATCGCGACGCCTTCGAGCAACAGCTCGGCATCGCCGGCAAAATTCCCGAGGGCGCAAAGGTCATCGCCAAAGACGAAAAAGTGATCAAGACAATCGCCGGCACCCTCCCGCCCCACTCGGCCGTCGCCTTTGTATCTCTCGGCCAGGCCCTGGAGGCAGTGGCATCCGGTGTGCCCGTGAAGCTGCTGCCGGTCGATAAGATCGAACCGGAAACGCCCACCGTCAAGGATGGCCGGTACACCCTGCGCCGCCCGGTCCTATTGCTGTCGCACAATGAGCCGGATCCGCTCGTTGAGGCCTTCGAACAATTTGCCCTGTCGGAGGACGGACAAAAAATCATCAGCGAATCTTATACACCGCTCCCGAAGACATCATCTCCATAA
- a CDS encoding zinc ribbon domain-containing protein, translated as MPVYEYRCEQCTHQFEATQSVHARPEDTVCPQCNKVGATRMLSAFASKVKGSHKPGFEEIRAYDMLNERMDRFSKLPPAMGKRVDVTPDMMSGAGAAAPPEGTDA; from the coding sequence ATGTACCCATCAGTTCGAGGCCACCCAGTCCGTCCATGCACGACCGGAAGACACCGTCTGTCCCCAGTGCAACAAGGTCGGCGCCACCAGAATGCTCTCGGCGTTTGCCTCCAAGGTCAAAGGCTCCCACAAGCCCGGATTCGAAGAGATCAGAGCCTATGACATGTTAAACGAGCGTATGGATCGGTTTTCCAAACTGCCGCCCGCCATGGGTAAGCGCGTGGATGTCACGCCGGACATGATGTCAGGCGCCGGAGCCGCGGCTCCTCCTGAAGGCACCGACGCATAG